Sequence from the Castanea sativa cultivar Marrone di Chiusa Pesio chromosome 12, ASM4071231v1 genome:
TTTGTTAGGTCATaaccaaatcaaaggaaaaaaaaataccataacATTCAATTTCAACTGAAGAAAATGCTGCTTGTGGAGGTAATACTCCCTTGAGATCCTAAAATGGCAGATTTTAATCAAATCAGCATAGATAAACATTTGGACCAATGCATCAACGATAGATGGATCAAGGTCTTTATTAACTGGACTGCTACTAAAGGCATTCTTGGACTTCATTTTCAGTATCATAGAAATATAGCTGTGCAAACTAAGGGTCCTCACCAGTATTAGGAAAAAGTGTTCCAATCCTGTGATGGGTTTGACCATTAAGTTTGAAAATGTAAGGGCCTCTACCATCGTTAACTCTATTATCCACCTTGCCACCCATGGATGTCATTGAAAACATTGCGTTATAACTCCTTATTTGAGTTACTGAATGTTTTAGATCGTTGTCCACCAAGAGGATCTAACAACTCATTAAGAAGAGGAGGAGTTTTTTTAAGCAAAGGCAATTTTACTTTACCCTCCATACagcataaagaaaattttggaattcTAGGCCTTTTAGATTTTACACTTCTTTCTTCATACCATAACACCGCACCACAATGGTTACATACATAAGAAGGTGGACCAAAATTCCAAGGTTCAATAACATTACCAGGTGAATGTAATGAACGGTTTTCATGATTGACTACCATATtgtctctcctttttttttttttttttttttttccagcaaTGACTATTTTTCTGTATTTTCTAActtcaacaacttttttttgTAGAGTATTTTGTCTTTCATACTGTTTTCTTTTGGATCGCTTTTCAAACATTATCATCCTTCTTTTCTGTTGTGCTAAACTTgcattttccattttctctttTACTATTATAAAATGGAAAATCAAAAGTAAAATTAGCATCTGTTTTAAGAGTCAAAGAGTACATATTTAATAATCTTTTCGAAACAACTTttgttcaaatattttttaatcaaacatCAATAATGATAAAGAGATACAAATCTAAATAAAAGCAACAATGGGGAAATTAGACTGTACTGACCTCTTAATTTAATTCAGCAGTTCTTCTTGAATAGAAAAAAGGGTCTTAATAGCCAAAGCAGAGATGATAAACCTACAATAGCATGTGAGAATGTAAATACCattgaaaacacaaaacacaaaacagcaaaaaaaaactatcagtTTActgaaataattaaatatacaGTAATCAATACTAAGAATGTGACatacacaataaaaataaatgaataaaaaaaataagcaaagctaacaacaacaacaataaaatatttaaaaacactGTCAATAAATTGAACCTAATAGCCTGAGCAgttcaaaaaataatagataCCAAGTCTAATAGaacaattttgaaataaatatcaagaaggaaaataaaaaataataataataagcattCTAGTAAATCAAaacaataaatcaaaagagaaataatagtaaaattaaatacctggaaggaaaaaaacaaaggcaAGAATAGAAGTGGGTGTGCTAAATATGtttaaaatcatgaaatttGGTGTAAAGATAGGATTAAATTACTTCTGTGAAATCTCAAAGAATACCTATCCTTTACTCTTCATGAGATTTGAATTTACCAAGTGAGACATCACCCCACTTGCATGCGTTAATTGGGGGGTTTCCTATTCAGTAAAGACactatttctttttaatggaTTAATAATTTACTTCAGCAGTTTGCACCCAATATATGTCACCTATCAAATTTCCATTCTATGATCAATATGAATGATGCAGGGAGtatgaaaacaattttattttatttttaagtcaaTTGTATTCTTACTAATGGTAATTTTTAAATCCCTTTTCCTCCACTTGGTGCTAATTcctaggacttttttttttggttatttattttgtttcttgcagttttctttcattttgtgCTACATCAATGAATCAAGTAATAAATTTGTAATGACTATCAGTACTTTGATGTGAGGATCATCTTCACAATTGATAAATCCATAACTTATACAGATGATGGCCAACCAAACTTCACGACCATGTTTTGTCAAAGTCAGTATACTTGCTGCTGACCATAGAACTGATAAATGTTACCCTACCTTGACGTATGAGTTACACAAAACTAAAGTCAGAACATAAAATATTGCAGATATATCCTTATACTTAAATACCTAGAGGTTCTACCTTATTTTAGACCCAAGATTTATTACAATTGTTTGTATTTATCCTAGAAGTGCCGAGAACTTTCGAACTTGAAATCAGAATTGATTTGATGATCTACCATTCTGCAGTTACTTTCCGCTTTTCTTAATATTCACTCCGCtctgtgtgtgttttttatggGGCGCAGAAGTGCCAAGGCATCTAGGTTTAatggggtttttatttttgtgaggGACAGAAGTGCCAtatcctcctttttttttttttttatttttatttttttatacgtGGGCTAAAAACAACAATATAGcctaagtaaaaaaagaaaaaaaaaaaaagaaaaagaaaaagtctgaCAGTAATTTTAGGACTAATGCTCTACGGTTGTCTATCAACTCATGcttgtttataaaatttaaacctattagaaaaatatattagaaaacAAACATAGACCAAGTATCATATAAACTGATAAGGAACTTCATTAGCACAATTTTTCAACAAAGAACAGAAGCgtacaaaaataaagaaagtatTAAAGGGGTGACATTTCAGAAAATTTCCACAAAAAGTGAAATTGATTAGAAAGCATAGtgaacaaaaatttgaagagatTTCCAACCTTTTATGAGGCTGTTGGAaatagggtaaaaaaaaaataaagcagtTCTTACTCtctattatgaaaaaaaaaaaaaaagataaaaaaaaagataaaaatatatatcaatagaGACATATAtcaataatgaaattaaatatcaaaaagaaaaacaacaaaggcGATTGTATTCTCCAAACATTCAGATTTTAAATCATCCATGTTACAAATATGACTATTAAAATCAAGGGTTGTTTCCATTTGGAAGGTAATTAACAGttcaatgttttctttttctttttctttttctttttcttttgagaaccAATCAACAAAACATAGATCTACACAAAGcataaattaattcaaattttaggggtgaagcaaaaaaaacacaaataggacaaaaaattgctaaacaaaaacaaaatttaatcaatACAACAATCAAACAAACAGAACAcaagaaattgtaaaaataaatcgaaaattaaagaaaaactttaaatatatacTGCAAATATATTAATGTTCACTCAGTGAAAGATCCCTATATCAAATATATTACTTGGTATTGTGAATTTTGTTACTGTGAATCTATTTTTATTGTGTTCTAgaattgaattacaaaattataaaacttagTTTTGATGATTCTATATCTAACATAATTTCCCcctaaatataattataattttaaaaaaatagttgaagaatgatgtgcattgataatagcttaattttgcatatttatatcattgttagaaagcattgtcatacttattttgagttaatttatgcattttatatttggttttggaataatggtgaataatcaattttgtgcttaattgaatcatATTGCgtaaatttatcttttgtaggagaatgaaattaaataagtggatttgtgcaaagaagaatgCTTATGGACTTTAcatttacaagggccatgatgaagttaaagaaggccaacccaattaaatttaagtccaattggagcaaggaatcaaaggaaatttgcatcaaatccaagtccaattcggattgggattccagcctgcacatcagttagtagTTTTGGTATAACTTTCGACTCagatgtccaatcgagatgattcaagttgggatggaaatttaacttaaagggatACAACattttagtttaccaaaagtccaaattctgactttaaatgggccaaaatcgtcggttaagtgaagcctaaaaatatgggattttctccaaacgggaattcaacttgtaataggattccttgacttatttaaaggctctttagggaaaaatcCAAGGAGGACTAGTGCTAGGGCTGGGGGCGgaacatagagagtgcggctacttctttagttttcttccatgacagttagttttatttttatttgtctagGTTAATGTTTAGCATTTTattcttgtattttattttaattactatgagtagctaaatttataaatagggttgaggatgaaaccttgttaaggattatcagtaatatttatgtaatttgatttttcccacaatacctgttctttaatgatttaaattgttcttgcttcatatcaattgactaagatgagattctaggtatgagttcaatcatgtttttctcatgatttaggatttatcttaattagttcaatgcttggtttattaattcttgattatgaAATTGGATATCTCTTGTGTTTTGTTAGTCAACgaatacaatttatgatttgatttttagaattggatatatcttgtgatttatTTGGCTacagatacaattgatgatttgattttatacttaagaagcaaggaagaacatgcttttgaattttttaaaataaggattttaatgagaatattttccatgatagcaagattgatttctagattatcatgtagtgagttgggaaaaattaatgatcataaatatgtGCTGATATGAATTAATAAggtggattccaaaaccttaattccttccCCTTGATtgtttaaatctttttattgctttatatcttttgcttaatTTAACTATTtccttaatttgattatttgcttagtctatttaatttcaaaacaaccaattgttattaaactagattaggattaatttggttaagatttaattaattttcctacgttcattcaagtctctgtgggttcgacctcgttcttgtcaaactatactttggtacggttcgtacacttgcgagtatttaaaatttcacaacaaagaAGCAGATTAAAGAACCAAACAGATACGAAGAATGCAATTGCAAGAAAATAATGCCTTCACATAAACCATGCATTTCACTTAAAGAATCTGTCTCATAAATATGGTCATTAACAATCTCTTCATGGAAATCAAAAAATAACCTtgaacaaatattcaaaattctaCAATTTCACTCCCCCTTACAAATAACAAAACGGgtaagagagaaaacaaaaaacccaaaaattataaTGATATTATTAAGTTTAAAAGATAACCAACCATTAAACTTTAGGTAGGATTCAAAATTCTAGAAATTGTATTTCAAAGAGTTACTATTGTGAAACATACAGTTGGTACACTCTTCCATGgatctcaataaaaaaaatacaattgagcAATTCACATCCTAGAACTTCTAAGAACATTGGCTATGTTTtcatataacaacaaaaatatacaTCAAATTGAATCTCACATCAAATATTCACCTTTTAAATTGCTACGCCTGCcatttacaaattattttactaaaaaattacactatatatttaatttgatgcACTAACGCTAGAAACTTAATATAATCTCTTACTttggcataaaaaaattcagcaattcaaatattttagtTGATAATGACAGAGAAATTGTATTTGTAAAGAACCGGTTATTGTGTAGGAGAAGATGAAGAGTTTATTGCGAGGTGACACTGTTTCAATCTCTACTACCAAAATAAACAGccctaaacaaaattattttgttttgagtaTTCGGGTTAACCTCCATATTTATAACCAAATTATTCATttccattaaaatttgattttaaacaGCCATAGTATAACTGCTCAAATTTTAATGTCCTACAACAGAAGGTAAGATCCAATTCATGTCTAGTGCTCTACAGGTGCATGATCTATGCAAAAAATCTTGCATAGCTCCACTATTCATAAGATTTTAGTTTCAAGGTTAACATCTTGCAGCCATTATTTCCAATTGctcaacaaataataataaaaaaagcttaGCAATTTTAAATTGCAACAGCGAAAGATGAAAGAAATACAGCAAACGAAGCCTAATAAAACATTGAAAATATGGGTTGAATTGTAATAAGTAATGCAGCAGTTtagtgaaaatttaaatttgaaaaatgaaggTTTGGACCACGACTAATCAAACCTTGATTTTGCATTTGTTAGTGGTTCATGTACAGCCCAGAATTTAGATAGCTACAAAATCTATTAATAAGTGATCAATAAAATGGAACATAgtgacttatcaaaaaagaataaaatagaacATAGTGGTTATAATGAATAGCACTTAATGTGTGggaattactaaattttttcgCAAAACATAAATCATGCATTTTCAACACTTACAAAATAATCACTAATAGAACTCAAAACCCTTAAAAGCAAGACAATGTAATCATTGAGTTAGACTGAATTGGAAACCTCACAAACACACAACTAAACCAACTTGATTACAAAGCatagcagaaaaaaaaaaatcaaagagaacTCTAACTATCTATTTGGCTATTGGAAGAAGATTGAAAAAGAGTAATGAAATCATAATAGTGTTTTAGGTCATTTGAATCCAGAACAAAAACCTCTTCAAACCTAAGTCTACTCACACATAGATATGAAAAAACATCTTGTTCTACCTTAAAATTAGCACTTGAATCAAACCATTCACTTACAAACCAACAACTTTGAGTACAACACTACTTATTTAATAGGAAGAACAGCAACCTGAGCCTATAtgcaaaaattattgaaattaagaCCCAACAAATAATTTAGCAAATTTAGACCCAACAAACTGCACTCCAATTAGTCTTACATttgggagggaaaaaaaatgacagtAATAAATTGCAATttcaaacacaacataccaaATTTTAATGGAATTTCATTTAACATATATAATGTAACACAAAAGAACATTTTCTGTTaaattagtgcacaatagtctttagggcaagtgggagattgttaggatgtgtgtccttaaatcctattgtatgatgctatatatgtatgacattttgttgtgattaataaagttgttttattatcatctaaaataatggtaacatgaatattttgacattatcatatagtccatgagatgcatagtatgtgatttacgtgatttagtcacaaaaaatataaatcacaagttctttgtaaactcaaaattttagttcatagtcggtgatgaaattgggcatttcatctgcgaagtctataacatatcaactaagatgatttgtcttgatcatggaagtagagacttctattaatatgttaatatgttttaagagttaagacatattgaactagacagctgtgaaatttattattctcataacaactgtcaaatgaataataaatctcacgacttctatttatatgaactcttaatcctgagagaataatggacttgatcataaggTTTAGgctgctttgatatatcaagagtaagatctaaagtcaccatcaaaaccttagtatattgggcagtcacatttagtgttaatggaatatatattctcaagatggaattcataatctcttaatggagatataaaatattctcttgagataagtttaatgggtttggttatttaaagtgttaggcctaaccactttagtaaggatttactaaagtatatatttatgaaattggatttcataaatatatgatgaataacgtagaggattaaaccgggagctcaagaattaagatgtaataatcttcaaagtaacagtctacattcatgactttgtattactatgaatatttatgaaggggttgcatgtacaataaagtcttgggatataatttattaataaggcttagagtgtaGTCATATTTAtgtagtggtattaaatataattaatggtaactttggattttttcagagttgacagaaaagcccaaggcccattagagctagtgtcttatttgttccattttggtcccactccaagccatatacttaagcccaattggaatggcccaaaatgctagcccaattagataatcagttcgatataaagggagaaacataaaaaaaaaatttgtaagagacactattgtgaaatggtgtgtatgtaagtGTAAGCCACTCCCTTATTCTCCTTTGAACTGATtggagaccacacttcttgggcgttagtggaattggagtgaagaaaagtgttcccaagtacttctgatctttatgattatgaatttcaccacactaaagtatgctctcttgttcttaaattctaaaatttacatagtgtaTGTTATcgattgcgaatgaagtagatctgtttatttttctgctgcgtatgttttgtatgagatacaaaacatgttttttcAACACTAGTCTGTTAGGCATGCTTAGAAACTAAGAGATGGTGAAGAGAGGTGTTTATGATGATATTCAGAAAATATTTATGAGATGAGATTTCATGTTTTGGTATTATAATGCATGAAAGAAATGGAATGGCACAATACAGGCTTGTTAATGAATATGCAGGCAAATGCTTTGAAAATGCAAGATTATAGAAATAAGTGATAAATGTAAAATCCATGCATATCAATATCTTATTTTTCCAAGGACACATCCTGCTCTAGACAgatcttttccttttccattgAGGTACATTTCCCATTAACATAAGCTAGAACATCTTGAGCAGACCACCGGGTTGTGGCAGTAACATAAACAGAGAGCAATCTTAGAGGTGTCTTCATATCTTGTCTTGGATGCTAGATCCATCTAATTTTATGATCTTGAGCAGAAATTCAACAGACATAATTgactgatttttcttttaagacgTGACCGAGCCAATATGGTTGCCTATGTACCTCCACTAGgaaggatcaggtcatcacATAGTTCAACTGATTTTTGATTGCCTTAATTTTAGCCTAGACCGCCCTTTCAGGTTTTCAATTTAGCAGGCTCTCTCACACTCTTTATTTTGCTCTCCTTTTGTGTAGACCACCCTTTCGGGTTCTTAGCCTACCTATGGAAGTACGAACAGAAGTACGATATGCATACAAAGCAAACGACAAGTACTCGTGCTAGTTCTTGTATGTGTCTGTCATCTTtaccaagattttttttatgttcttgttAGAGGCTTCCACTGCACTGTTCATCTAAGGGCAATAGGGAACCAAATTCCTGTGCTTGATTTTGAATTGTTGGCAGAGTTGCTGGATCATTTTTCCATTTAGGTTCACCCCATTATCTGTAATGAGCTCTCCTAGCACACCGTAGCAGCAAATAATGTTGTGTTTCAAGAACCGAGCTACCACTACTTGAGTGACACTTTTGAATGAAGCGACTTCCACCCactttataaaataatcaatgGCCACTAAGATGTGCTCATGCCATTTGAAGCTTTCGGAATCACAAGTCCGATGATAGCCATACCCTAGGTTGAGAAGGGCAATAGTGCTGCTAAAGAGTGCAAAGGCTGAAGAGGGGCGTTCTTCCTGTCTTGATAGGCTTGGCAATGGTGGCATGTCCTTACATGTTTAATGTACTCACTTTCTATGGTGAGCCAATAGTAACTGGCTCTCTTAATCTTGCGGGCCAACTGGGGTCCATTGGCATGGGCTCCAAGTAAGCCTTCATGCATTTCTTCCACTAGATGATTAGCCTCAGAGGCATCTACGCATTGGAGCAAGGTAGAATCTGTTGGAAAAACACatggaaaatacaagtttgtaTCTCATTCAAAACAtgcgcagcgaaaaattaatggatctacttcattcataattgataataCTTACTACGTAAggcactagctccaatgggtcttgggcttttctgtcaactctggaaaagttcaaagttaccattaactatatttaataccactatataaatatatttgcactctaggccttatatataaattatatcccaagactttattgtacatgcaacctcttcataaaatattcataataatacaaagtcatggatatagactgctactttgaagattactacatcttaatccttgagtatctagtttaatcctttaagttatttatcatatatttatgaaatccaagtccataaatatatactttagtaactccatactaaagtggttgggcccaactctctgaataaccaaaccgattaaacttatctcaagtgaatattttgtatctccgttaagagactatgaatttcatcttgcgaatatatgttccatcaacactaaatgtggctgcctaacatactgaggttttgattgtgacttttagatctcactcctgatatatcaaagcaacctacacctcatgatcaagtccattattctttcaggattaaaagttcatgtaaataaaagtcatgagtttattattcatttgacagtcgttaggagaataataaatctcacagcggtccaattcaatatgtcttaactcttaaaacatatcaacataccaactagaaatcttcatttccatgatcaagaaaaatcatcttagttgatatgctatagtcttcgcagatgaaacgcccaattccatcaccgactacgaactacattttgagtttacaaggaacttctgatttacatcttctgtgactaaatcacatacaatgcatctcatggactaagataatatcccattagttcatttataaatagtctcatataattaaacaatttaattatatatgacatgccaataaattggattttaggacATAAATCCCAACAGAATCGTGGTTCCTTTTGTATAGGACTTCTCCACTCAGAAAAAATTGGCAAGCCAGGCGCCGGATAAACTTTTTTTCATTGTCCATTGCACTGGACGGGTATTCATTGTTCTTGATATAAGCCTTGATATCATGGTACCATGGCACCATGGCTTTTCGTCAGCTTTGACTTCAACACGTATTTATTCTTCGATGTTCATGCAATAGGCTGGAATGCCATAGACTTCTATGCGCAATTGTCGCATATCATCTCCTTCTGACAACTTAACCATGCTAGCCAAGGTAGCCAAGGCAATTTCAACCTAGTTGTGTGCCTAGGGCAAATAGGGAAATTTGATGTTCTAGAATTTCATAATCAAGCAGTTGACGCATTTCTGATACGGAATCAACTTGGTGTCTCGGACTTGCCATTTTCCATCGATTTGGGAGATGATCAACAAGGAATCTCCAAAGATGCTCAAGTTGTAAGCGCCGAACTCTAGGGCCACTTGCAAGCTAACTATGCATGCTTCGTATTTTGTGACGTTGTTGGTGCAATCAAAATTAGCTTGACTAAAACAAGGATTTTCTAGCCCTTGGGGGAAACTAACTACTCCCACTCCATTTCCAGTGGAATTGGTGGCTCCATCAAAATAAAGCTTCGAACGCCATGGTTCCACACTGCTTGGTTTTGGCTCTAGTGCTATGACATCCTCATCTGGGAAGAGGGATTTTGAAAGTTCTGGATCATTCAGCAGTTGGTCCGCTAGGTAATTGGCTATGGCCTGGCCCTTAATGGCCTTTCTTATCACAAACACAATGTCAAACTCGGAGAGCAACATTTTCCAATGGGAGATCTTCCCTGTAAGGGCTGGCTTTTCAAAGATGTACTTAATGGGATTCGTGCAGGAAATGAGCCACATGGTGTAGTAGAGCATATACTGCCACAACTTGCGTGACACCCACGCTAGGGCGCAACACGTCTTTTCAATGGCAATGTAGTTGATCTCACAACTAGTGAACTTCTTGCTTAAGTAGTAAATCGCCCTTTCTTATTGGCCAAGCTTAGCCGAT
This genomic interval carries:
- the LOC142620334 gene encoding uncharacterized protein LOC142620334 encodes the protein MWLISCTNPIKYIFEKPALTGKISHWKMLLSEFDIVFVIRKAIKGQAIANYLADQLLNDPELSKSLFPDEDVIALEPKPSSVEPWRSKLYFDGATNSTGNGVGVVSFPQGLENPCFSQANFDCTNNVTKYEACIVSLQVALEFGAYNLSIFGDSLLIISQIDGKWQVRDTKLIPYQKCVNCLIMKF